The following DNA comes from Curtobacterium sp. 9128.
CCGGTAGTGCTGGGTACTCCGGTCCTGCCGACGGTTCCGGTGTTGCCTGTGGTTCTGGTGCAGCTGCGGGAGCCGAGGGGATCGATGGGGACGGTGGGATGGGAGGCAGGAGCGGTTCGATGGGATCGGGGAGGTCGACCGGCTCGGGCAGGGGGTCTGGCTCGGGGGCGACGGGCATCGCGATGGTCTCGACGACCGGGGCGGACGGTGGGGTACTCACGGTCGCGGTCCGCTCGGTCAGGTCGATCGTGTCCGTCGTGCCCACCGATGCGGTGGTGTCGATCGTGGTCGGAGCGGCGACCGCGGGCATCTCGTCGATCTCGACCGACCCGTCCGATGCGACGACGAGATGCCAGTTCCCTTCGGCGCCGGTGGTGTGCAGGCGAACGGGGTGCCCGGACTGCCTGGCGAGCTCCGTCACGATGTCGAGCGCTGCTTCCCGTGCGGCTTCGGGCGAGGCGTGCGACGACGTCTCGGTGTGGTCGTACCCGCCCATCGTCAGCAGCCCGGACTGGGAGATGTGGACGGTGATGGCAGGCGGTTCGCCTGTGTGCGTGGAGAGCATCGCAGATCCTTCGAGTGTGGTCATGGTCAGTCGGTCGGGACGGAGGCGGTCGCTGCGCGGACCTGCCAGCCGGACCCGTTCCTCGAGATGACGAGTCGGTACTCCTGGTCGAGAACGGCGCCGCCCGGCGTCGCCCACCGGACCTCGGCGAACCCGACTCGCTGGTCGTCGCCGCCACGCTCGACCCGCCAGTCGAGCAGCTCGGTGTACTGGAGCGTGCCGTCGAGGCCGGTGGAGGCGTTCCCGGTCTCGGAGAGCGCGACGTCGCCACGACTGAGCGCTGCGAAGTACTTCGCGACAGCTGGGCGCGAGCGCGCGCTCGTCTGCGCATCGAGGCGGAAGGACGACGCTGTGCCGGTCGGCGCCGCGGCTGGGACACCCACCGACGCTGGGAGCCCGGAAACCCACACGCGGGCGCCGACGACCGTGACGGGGACCTGGAGCGACATCGTCGAGGTCGCGTCGGTTCCGTCGGCATCCGGCGTCGTCACCGGCACGACGACCGTCACGATCGCGTGCGAGGCGTCCACGTAGGTGAAGCCAGCGGCACGGGCCGCGCCAGCGGTGGAGGTTCCCTTCCCGTCCCACCCGGCCTGACCGGGCGTGCCGCCGACCATCAGCTGCGAGAGGGCCTCTGTCCGCGCCTGTCGGTCCGACTCGTCCCACGTGAAGTACACCTCGGCGAAACGCTCGGCAGTCGAAGCCGCCACGGCCTGCGGGAAGGTGGCCGACGCGGGGGTGCTGCTCGCACTCACCGGCGCGAAGATCGATCGGAGGCCGACGGCGAGGGTGAGCACGGTCGCCGAAGCGACGAGGATCTGGATGGTCCGCACCCAGGAGCGACGGCCACCGCGGGA
Coding sequences within:
- a CDS encoding FHA domain-containing protein, with the translated sequence MTTLEGSAMLSTHTGEPPAITVHISQSGLLTMGGYDHTETSSHASPEAAREAALDIVTELARQSGHPVRLHTTGAEGNWHLVVASDGSVEIDEMPAVAAPTTIDTTASVGTTDTIDLTERTATVSTPPSAPVVETIAMPVAPEPDPLPEPVDLPDPIEPLLPPIPPSPSIPSAPAAAPEPQATPEPSAGPEYPALPEPPAAAEHPATPEPPAAAEHPAEATSVESTDTAPVNAGSPSETELDEIESLERTIVSTRRRTEPVSRAKLFTSTGTILDVSGSGVLGRRPLGVENPVRFDDPTRSVSNAHLRFTVDGAGLNVEDLASANGTTVVREGTRQQCHPGTTVPAPRGSRVDIGDQFFVVA
- a CDS encoding conjugal transfer protein, which translates into the protein MTEVVRDVVGLGSRGGRRSWVRTIQILVASATVLTLAVGLRSIFAPVSASSTPASATFPQAVAASTAERFAEVYFTWDESDRQARTEALSQLMVGGTPGQAGWDGKGTSTAGAARAAGFTYVDASHAIVTVVVPVTTPDADGTDATSTMSLQVPVTVVGARVWVSGLPASVGVPAAAPTGTASSFRLDAQTSARSRPAVAKYFAALSRGDVALSETGNASTGLDGTLQYTELLDWRVERGGDDQRVGFAEVRWATPGGAVLDQEYRLVISRNGSGWQVRAATASVPTD